The region gaaaccccgtctctactaaaaatacaaaattagctgggcatggtgtcgcacgcctgtaatcccagctactcgggaggctgaggcaggagatttgcttgaacccaggaggcggaggttgcagtgagccaagatcttgccattgcactccagcctggacaacaagagcaaaactccatctaaaaaaaaaaaatctactctctttgcaaattttaaatatacttacaGTACAATTAACTACAGTCATGatgctgtacattagatatctagaatttattcatcccacataactgaaattttataccaTTTGAATAATAGTTTCCTGAttctcccacccccaacccctggaAACCATACCTCTACTGTCTGTTtccatgagtttgacttttttatgtTTCACATATGAGCAAGGTtgtgtagtatttgtctttttgtgtcaggcttatttttcttagttttacatcctccaggttcatcaaTTCTGCCATgaatggcaggattttcttctttttaattttttttattttcccatttttaattttttgtttgttactGAATCATATgtgtttcttatgtattttgggtattaaccaaaatatttaagaaatatttggttTGCAAATATGCCATTTCATGGTTCacctttcatttgttcattgttttcttttttgtgtggaaattttttagtttgatgtagcctcacttctttatttttccttttgttgcctttgcttctcATATCAAATTCAAAAAACGGCTGCAACATGAAtattagaattttcttcttttgatttctttaaacatttttatggttttaggtcttagttTAATTCTTTAACCCATtcgaatttatttttgtttatggtgtaagACAAGGGTCTGATTTCACTTCATTTTGAGGGTTTCACCCTCTCATATCATAAAATTCTTCTATATACCCTTCTATCATCACTGATTACTGATTATATGCCTTGATTTCAGAATCTTGCCAACTAGATTCAGAATTTGACTGGGAGAGAGGACAAGGACCACTTGAGACTcatattttatttccagaatCTAGCATCTACCTACCTAGGTattgaataagaaaaatgaagttaaggTTGTTGATGGTAACACTATGCTAATAACTGCAGAGCCAGAAGCACCATAAGGGGCACGATAAGGGAGCCAGCAGACCTCTTATCTCTTCCTGAATGCTAATCTTAAACATCCTGAGGAAGAATGGGACTTCCATTTGGGGTGGGCCTATGACAGGGTAATAAGACAGTAGTGAATATCAAGCTACAAAAAGCCCCCTTTCACATTCTTCTCAGTCCTAACTTTTCATACTAAGCCCAGTCCTTCCAAAGCAGACTGTGAAAGAGTGAAAGCTCCAGGAGACTAGCACTGCAGATTCCGGGTCACTGTGAGTGggggaggcagggaagaaggGCTCACAGGACAGTCAAACCATGACCcctgtttttccttcttcaaGTAGACCTCTTTAAGACAACAGAGACAACTAAGGCTGAGTGGCCAGGCGAGGAGAAACCATCTCGCCGTAAAACATGGAAGGAACACTTTAGGGGAAAGGTAATATCTTTAAGCAAGAGAACTGAGTGGAGTCAAGGCTGAGAGATGCAGGATAAGCAAATGGATAGTGAAAAGACATTCATGAGGACAGCTAAAACAATAAGTAATGTAAAATACAGCATAGCAAAACTTTAACCTCCAAATCAAGCCTCTACTTGAATCCTTTTCTGAGGGATGAATAAGGCATAGGCATCAGGGGCTGTTGCCAACGTGCATTAGCTGTTTGCAGCCTCACCTTCTTTCATGGAGTTTAAGATATAGTGTATTTTCCCAAGGTTTGAACTagctcttcatttctttatgttttaaatgCACTGACCTCCCACATTCCCTTTTtagtaaaatattcagaaataatttaaatacaccattgccatgaaaataaatgttttttattaggCAGAATCCAGATGCTCAAGGCCCTTCATAATATCCCCCAGTTTAGTGGTTGGACTTAGGGAACAAAGGAACCTTTAATAGAAATTGGACAGCAAGAAAGCGAGCTTAGTGATACTTGTGGGCCAGGGCATTAGCCACACCAGCCACCACTTTCTGATAGGCAGCCTGCACTGGTGGGGTGAATTCTTTGCCAAAGTGATGGGCCAGCACACAGACCAGCACATTGCCCAGGAGCTGTGGGAGGAAGACAAGAGGTATGAACATGATTAGCAAAAGGGCCTAGCTTGGACTCAGAATAATCCAGCCTTATCCCAAccataaaataaaagcagaatggTAGCTGGATTGTAGCTGCTATTAGCAATATGAAACATCTTACATCAGTTAcaatttatatgcagaaatatttatatgcagaaatattgCTATTGCCTTAACCCAGAAATTATCACTGTTATTCTTTAGAATGGTGCAAAGAGGCACGATACATTGTATCATTATTGCCCTGAAAGAAAGAGATTAGGGAAAGTATTAGAaataagataaacaaaaaagtatattaaaagaagaaagcattttttaaaattacaaatgcaaaattaccctgatttggtcaatatgtgtacacatattaAAACATTACACTttaacccataaatatgtataatgattatgtatcaattaaaaataaaagaaaataaagtaggtagattatgaatatgcaaataagcACACATATATTCCAAATAGTAATGTACTAGGCAGACtgtgtaaacttttttttaagtttcttaatgtatctcagagatatttccttttgttataCACAACGTTAAGGCATTAAGTATAATAGTAAAAattgcagagaagaaaaaaaaagaaagcaagaattaaacaaaagaaaacaattgttatgaacagcaaataaaagaaactaaaatgaTCCTGAGAGTTCCACACTGATGCAATCATTCGTCTGTTTCCCATTCTAAACTGTACCCTGTTACTTATCCCCTTCCTATGACATGAACTTAACCAtagaaaagaaggggaaagaaaacatCAAGAGTCCCATAGACTCACCTTGAAGTTCTCAGGATCCACGTGCAGCTTGTCACAGTGCAGCTCACTCAGTGTGGCAAAGGTGCCCTTGAGGTTGTCCAGGTGAGCCAGGCCATCACTAAAGGCACCGAGCACTTTCTTGCCATGAGCCTTCACCTTAGGGTTGCCCATAACAGCATCAGGAGTGGACAGATCCCCAAAGGACTCAAAGAACCTCTGGGTCCAAGGGTAGACCACCAGCAGCCTAAGGGTGGGAAAATAGCCCAATAGGCAGAGAGAGTCAGTGCCTATCAGAAACCCAAGAGTCTTCTCTGTCTCCACATGCCCAGTTTCTATTGGTCTCCTTAAGCCTGTCTTGTAACCTTGATACCAACCTGCCCAGGGCCTCACCACCAACTTCATCCACGTTCACCTTGCCCCACAGGGCAGTAACGGCAGACTTCTCCTCAGGAGTCAGGTGCACCATGGTGTCTGTTTGAGGTTGCTAGTGAACACAGTTGTGTCAGAAGCAAATGTAAGCAATAGATGGCTCTGCCCTGACTTTTATGCCCAGCCCTGGCTCCTGCCCTCCCTGCTCCTGGGAGTAGATTGGCCAACCCTAGGGTGTGGCTCCACAGGGTGAGGTCTAAGTGATGACAGCCATACCTGTCCTTGGCTCTTCTGGCACTGGCTTAGGAGTTGGACTTCAAACCCTCAGCCCTCCCTCTAAGATATATCTCTTGGCCCCATACCATCAGTACAAATTGCTACTAAAAACATCCTCCTTTGCAAGTGTATTTACGTAATATTTGGAATCACAGCTTGGTAAGCATATTGAAGATCGTTTTCCCAATTTTCTTATTACACAAATAAGAAATTGATGCACTAAAAGTGGAAGAGTTTTGTCTACCATAATTCAGCTTTGGGATATGTAGATGGATCTCTTCCTGTGTCTCCAGAATATGCAAAATACTTACAGGACAGAATGGATGAAAACTCTACCTCAGTTCTAAGCATATCTTCTCCTGATTTGGATTAAAACCTTCtggtaagaaaggaaaaaaatgtatatatatgtatatatacacacatacatatacatatatatgcattcatttgttgttgtttttcttaatttgctCATGCATGCTAATAAATTATgtctaaaaatagaataaatacaaaTCAATGTGCTCTGTGCATTAGTTACTTATTAGGTTTTGGGAAACAAGAGATAAAAAACTAGAGACCTCTTAATGCagtcaaaaatacaaataaataaaaagtcacttACAACCCAAAGTGTGACTAACAATGGGGTAATCAGTGGTGTCAAATAGGAGGTTAACTGGGGACAGCTAACTGTTTCTGCCTGGACTAATCTGCAAAAGTGTCTGGGGGAACAGAAAGCCTCTGTGACTTAAAAAGTAGGGGTAGGAGGGGAAAAGGTCTTCTACTTGGCTcaggttatttttttcctctagtcCACTAAGAATACTGCGTTTTAAAATCATGTCCTTGATTCAAGTTCctatttctctttatattttgtttgtttaaacctCCTTCACTAAAATTTACTCTTCTTTCCCTATAGCTTTCCAACGTGATCTCCTTTCTCCCATCCCCCTGTACTTTTTCCCCTTGTACTAAATTAACTCCTCAGGTGACG is a window of Gorilla gorilla gorilla isolate KB3781 chromosome 9, NHGRI_mGorGor1-v2.1_pri, whole genome shotgun sequence DNA encoding:
- the LOC101126932 gene encoding hemoglobin subunit beta, encoding MVHLTPEEKSAVTALWGKVNVDEVGGEALGRLLVVYPWTQRFFESFGDLSTPDAVMGNPKVKAHGKKVLGAFSDGLAHLDNLKGTFATLSELHCDKLHVDPENFKLLGNVLVCVLAHHFGKEFTPPVQAAYQKVVAGVANALAHKYH